Proteins from one Lachnospiraceae bacterium KGMB03038 genomic window:
- a CDS encoding KH domain-containing protein: MKELVEVIAKSLVDDPDSVVVTEREEKKTTILEVRVADSDMGKVIGKQGRIAKAIRAVVKAAAAKEDKKVIVDIMD, from the coding sequence ATGAAAGAACTGGTGGAAGTGATCGCGAAATCTTTGGTGGACGATCCTGACAGCGTTGTAGTGACGGAGAGGGAAGAGAAGAAGACCACGATCCTGGAAGTACGGGTGGCAGATTCTGATATGGGAAAAGTCATTGGAAAACAGGGGCGTATCGCAAAGGCGATCCGTGCGGTGGTCAAAGCGGCAGCAGCCAAAGAAGATAAGAAAGTGATCGTAGACATTATGGATTAA
- the rpsP gene encoding 30S ribosomal protein S16: MAVKIRLRRMGQKKAPFYRIVVADSRSPRDGRFIDEIGIYDPNCEPSAISVDEEVAKKWLNTGAQPTETVSKIFKAAGIEK, translated from the coding sequence ATGGCAGTAAAGATCAGATTGAGAAGAATGGGACAGAAGAAGGCTCCTTTCTATAGAATCGTAGTGGCTGATTCCAGATCTCCAAGAGACGGAAGATTCATCGATGAGATCGGTATCTACGATCCGAACTGTGAACCGAGCGCGATTTCCGTTGACGAGGAAGTAGCTAAGAAATGGCTGAACACAGGTGCACAGCCGACAGAGACGGTCAGCAAGATTTTCAAGGCGGCAGGCATTGAGAAATAA
- a CDS encoding signal recognition particle protein, with protein MAFDSLTEKLQNIFKSLRGKGRLTEDDVKEAMKEIKRALLAADVNFKVVKDFIKNVQERAVGQDVMNGLNPGQMVIKIVNEELIKLMGSETTEIQLQPGSAATVILMAGLQGAGKTTTAAKLAGKFKLKGKKPLLVACDVYRPAAIKQLQVNGEKQGVEVFSMGENHKPANIAKAALEHAQKNGNNIIILDTAGRLHIDEDMMKELQEIKEAVTVHQTILVIDAMTGQDAVNVAKEFNEKAGVDGVIITKLDGDTRGGAALSVKAVTGKPILYAGMGEKLSDLEQFHPDRMASRILGMGDVLTLIEKAEAEIDEEKAKEMSKKLKKAQFDFEDYLESMKQMKKMGGLGSIMSMMPGLGGMGGMGGLGKKGITEEQTAQAEKSMARMEAMIYSMTIEERRNPDLLNPSRKHRIARGAGVDISEVNRMVKQFAEMKKMMKMLGKGGRKNRFRMPF; from the coding sequence ATGGCATTTGACAGTCTGACAGAAAAACTTCAGAATATATTTAAAAGCTTAAGAGGCAAGGGACGGCTGACAGAAGACGACGTAAAGGAGGCCATGAAGGAGATCAAGCGAGCGCTTCTGGCCGCTGACGTCAACTTCAAAGTGGTCAAGGACTTTATCAAAAATGTCCAGGAACGGGCGGTCGGCCAGGATGTGATGAATGGTCTGAATCCGGGTCAGATGGTGATCAAGATCGTTAATGAAGAACTGATCAAATTGATGGGATCTGAGACGACTGAGATCCAGCTCCAGCCGGGAAGCGCGGCTACCGTGATCCTGATGGCGGGACTCCAAGGCGCTGGTAAGACCACTACCGCGGCCAAACTGGCGGGCAAGTTTAAACTGAAAGGGAAAAAGCCCCTTTTGGTAGCCTGCGACGTTTACCGTCCGGCAGCCATCAAACAATTGCAGGTCAACGGGGAAAAGCAGGGGGTGGAGGTCTTCTCCATGGGAGAGAACCATAAGCCTGCCAATATCGCTAAGGCGGCCCTGGAACACGCGCAGAAAAACGGGAACAACATCATTATTTTGGATACAGCCGGACGGCTTCATATCGATGAAGATATGATGAAAGAGCTTCAGGAGATCAAAGAAGCAGTGACGGTCCATCAGACGATCTTGGTGATCGACGCCATGACCGGCCAGGACGCGGTTAATGTGGCAAAGGAATTTAATGAGAAGGCCGGTGTTGACGGCGTTATCATTACAAAATTAGACGGCGATACCAGAGGCGGCGCGGCTTTGTCTGTAAAAGCGGTGACTGGCAAGCCGATCTTATACGCTGGAATGGGTGAGAAGCTTTCTGACCTGGAACAGTTCCACCCGGATCGAATGGCTTCCAGAATCTTGGGAATGGGCGATGTACTTACCTTGATTGAGAAGGCGGAAGCTGAGATCGATGAAGAAAAAGCTAAGGAAATGAGCAAGAAGCTCAAGAAAGCCCAGTTTGATTTTGAAGATTACCTGGAGAGCATGAAGCAGATGAAGAAAATGGGCGGTTTGGGCAGTATCATGAGCATGATGCCGGGCCTTGGCGGTATGGGAGGCATGGGCGGCCTTGGGAAGAAAGGGATCACCGAAGAACAGACGGCCCAGGCGGAAAAGAGCATGGCCCGCATGGAAGCCATGATCTACTCTATGACGATAGAAGAGAGAAGGAATCCGGATCTTCTGAATCCGTCCAGGAAACACCGCATCGCCAGAGGGGCGGGCGTGGATATCAGCGAAGTCAACCGGATGGTGAAACAGTTTGCTGAGATGAAGAAGATGATGAAAATGCTGGGAAAAGGCGGCAGGAAAAATCGATTCCGGATGCCTTTCTAA
- a CDS encoding DNA-binding protein has protein sequence MNEILKQALLFDFYGELLTDHQKEIYGRFILDDLSSAEIAKEAGISRQGVHDLIRRCTQTLDGYEGKLHLVERFLAVKNKVKQIDELLDRYEAGKDRKALEEIRRISGEIIEEL, from the coding sequence ATGAATGAGATTCTTAAGCAGGCGCTGCTTTTTGATTTTTATGGAGAACTGCTCACAGATCACCAGAAAGAGATCTACGGAAGATTTATCCTGGATGATCTTTCTTCTGCTGAGATCGCCAAGGAAGCCGGAATCAGCCGGCAAGGGGTGCACGATTTGATCCGCAGATGTACCCAGACGCTGGATGGCTATGAGGGAAAGCTGCATCTGGTAGAGCGGTTCCTGGCGGTAAAAAATAAGGTGAAGCAGATTGACGAACTGCTGGATCGGTACGAGGCGGGGAAAGACAGGAAAGCCCTGGAAGAGATCCGGCGCATTTCCGGAGAGATCATAGAGGAATTGTAG